One window from the genome of Thermus sediminis encodes:
- a CDS encoding cytochrome C oxidase subunit IV family protein, translating into MALRGPSLGPHLRLLLPFLGGEPWSEVPGGEQHQPIGVYLAVWGLLFVLSALSYLLDYFKVEPIGLRRFLITAFALLKARLIVAYFMHLRFERVGLVYAILLPPLLLLALVAILLPEGQYVATVRRLFLGGP; encoded by the coding sequence CTGGCACTTCGTGGACCTAGTCTGGGTCCTCATCTTCGCCTTCTTCTACCTTTTTTAGGAGGTGAACCGTGGAGTGAGGTCCCTGGGGGCGAGCAGCACCAGCCCATCGGCGTCTACCTTGCGGTCTGGGGCCTTCTCTTCGTCCTCAGCGCCCTCTCCTACCTCCTGGACTACTTCAAGGTAGAACCCATTGGCCTAAGGCGCTTCCTCATCACCGCTTTTGCCTTGCTGAAGGCGAGGCTTATCGTGGCCTACTTCATGCATCTGCGCTTTGAACGGGTAGGGCTGGTCTACGCCATCCTTCTGCCACCCCTCTTGCTCTTGGCCTTGGTGGCTATCCTGCTTCCGGAGGGGCAGTATGTGGCTACGGTGCGGCGCCTCTTCCTGGGCGGGCCTTAG
- a CDS encoding cytochrome c oxidase subunit 3 encodes MKEKGLSQPGFLARLVGEWSGDLATFRVVWAKAMMWIFLVSDSFIFGCFLAGYAAARLAATEPWPDPSKVFALHIGEREFPLLLIAIMTVILISSSGTMAIGVYHAYHRRKGYTALFLLLTALLGLTFVGMQAYEWTHLIRDLGFRPWGNPMGAPQFGSSFFMLTGFHGLHVTAGVIYLLAVASRVLKGVYDRAGSYVGVEVAGLYWHFVDLVWVLIFAFFYLF; translated from the coding sequence ATGAAAGAAAAAGGCCTAAGCCAACCCGGCTTCTTGGCCCGCTTAGTGGGGGAGTGGAGCGGGGATCTAGCCACCTTCCGGGTGGTCTGGGCCAAGGCCATGATGTGGATCTTCCTTGTCTCCGACAGCTTTATCTTCGGCTGCTTCCTCGCCGGGTACGCTGCGGCCCGGCTGGCCGCCACCGAGCCCTGGCCCGACCCTAGCAAGGTCTTCGCCCTGCACATCGGGGAAAGAGAGTTCCCCCTCCTCCTCATCGCCATCATGACCGTGATCCTCATCAGCTCCAGCGGCACCATGGCCATCGGCGTGTACCACGCCTACCACCGCCGCAAGGGGTATACCGCCCTCTTCCTCCTCCTCACCGCCCTCCTAGGCCTCACCTTTGTGGGCATGCAGGCCTACGAGTGGACCCACCTGATCCGCGACCTGGGCTTCCGGCCCTGGGGTAACCCCATGGGGGCCCCCCAGTTCGGCTCGTCCTTCTTCATGCTCACCGGCTTCCACGGTCTGCACGTGACCGCGGGGGTGATTTACCTGCTGGCGGTGGCCTCGAGGGTCCTCAAGGGGGTGTACGACCGGGCGGGTAGCTACGTGGGCGTGGAGGTGGCGGGGCTCTACTGGCACTTCGTGGACCTAGTCTGGGTCCTCATCTTCGCCTTCTTCTACCTTTTTTAG